In Deinococcus aquaticus, the sequence TGGGCCCACGCACTCGGGGCCGAGGTTCAGCAGTCTCCCCGGGAGGTGCTGGACCTGATCAGGTCCGGGTGGCAACGCATGACCGTGCACCGGGCCCTGGCGCTGTACCTCCGCGAGCGGATGCCGGATGTGCTGATGATCCTGGCTCACCTGCCCGGTGCTCCGGTCGAGTACGTCGACCTGATCATGACCCTGCCCCTCATGGTGGGGAACGCTGTGCGGTTCGAGGGGCGGGTGCTGGGTCTGCCCGCCCAGCGGGGTGCAAGCATCCAGGCCCGCGAACTGACCCTCAAGGCGCCGACGCGGATGCACTCCATGCAGAAGAAACGGTATAGCGACGCCTGGGCTGACCTGCCCCTGCAGGGACGTCCGGTCGTCTCCCTGGCCCGGATAGCACGGGCCGTGCGCTGGGCCGCCGAGGTGCCCGGCGAATCGCGGGCCACCTGGGAACTGACGCTCAGCGCACTGGTCAAACTTGCCCGCGGCCCAGAGTTCGTTGAGAAGCTCGGTGCGTATGTCACCCTGCGCAACACGTAGAAAGTACCTGACGGAATCTCTAGGCTGGGGGCATGAAGAAATTCATTGTCCCCGTTGTTCTGATGCTCTCCGCTCTGCTCGCCGCGCCGGCGACCGCTGCTGTGGCCGATGTGCCTGCTGGCCAGACAATCGTTGTGCCGGTCGTTCCCACTGCTCCGGTTCACACTGCTCCGGTGCCGGCCCTTCCCGGCCCCGTTCTTCCCGTGCCGGTCGACCCGAACTCTGGCGGGGGCGCCTCGGCCATGAGTGACGGAGTCGGCCCGTGCGGCGGCTGCTGACTCCAGTCTGTCTAGACTGATCGGTGATTCGTGTGTGATAACCATGTGGTTGCTCCGTGATTCTGCCGTCCCTCTCAGTCCGGCACTCTTCGGTGCCTACCACTTGGTGAGCACGTAGTTTCAGATCCGTGAGCTCCCACCGCCTGAAATCTCCCATCCCAGTCCGTCATATCGGAGCATTCAGAACAGCTGTTCCAGGCGCAACGTTGCGCCTGGAACAGCTGTTCTGGCATGCATATCTGCCGACTCCCGCAGCTCTGCAGGAGGCTACTGAGGTTCTGGCTGATCTGAAATACGGACCCCTGCAAACGCCCCGTGCAGCTGAGCGTCCGGATGCACATCCGCCGGAGGCAGAGCGTACAACTGTCCGTTGAGGGTCACGATTTGTAGGCCGGTCTGGTCTGCGTGATTCGTGAGCACCTCCAGTCCCGCCCCGGCGGGCAGGAACAACATGCCCTGGAGTGATTGGGTGTCCAGCGCGATCATGCCCAGTGAGGCGTTGACCTGCCGCGTAACCTCGCCGCTCGGGTTTTCGAATCCGCGCCAGCGGGAGCGCAGGTCCTGCGGGATACCGAACATCTCCCAGGCGCGTTCCAGCGACATGCTGAAAGCGCCCAGCAGGCCGCTGATGGTGTGCGGATCGAGATCCAGGACTGAGTACTCCTTCTTGCCGGTTTTGGTTGTCTCGAAGCCCCGGATCAGGCGGTGGATATGGCCGCGCGATACGCCACTCTCCCGCGCGACCTTGACAATCCCTCCGTTCTGCTTGACCACCCATGCCAGCATCTGGCGGCGCTCGGAGTCATTGGTTACGGTTGGGGGGCGGATTACGTTCGCCACTGCATGCTCCTCGTGTTGTCCGAGCAGGCTTGTGCCCGCTCGGGATACCGTTACGGTAGTAACGCAGGGGTACTTTAGCAATCACACAATGGGGGATGTGACACGCCTGTGGCGTCGCGTCCCTCTTTCGCTTGCCATAAACATAACCCTGGGGTACATTGCCACCGTGACGGGAAACTCAGGGGTACAGGGCGTACAGCAGAGGTGGACAGTGGACAACACTGCCCACCTCCGTCAGCCCCGCCAACTAAACCCCAGCAAACTCATCGCCGCCCGCCACGCCGCAGGCATCGACACCCAATGGCAGATGGCCACCATGATCGGCATGACGCGCGGCCGCTACAACCGCTGGGAGCAGCCCAACCCACCCACCAACCTCCCCCACCGCATCGTCGGCCCACTGCTGGTCATCCTCGGTGTCCGCTGGGAGGACATCAGCG encodes:
- a CDS encoding helix-turn-helix domain-containing protein, with product MDNTAHLRQPRQLNPSKLIAARHAAGIDTQWQMATMIGMTRGRYNRWEQPNPPTNLPHRIVGPLLVILGVRWEDISDPIP